A stretch of DNA from Calditrichota bacterium:
GGGAAACCGGAGATTTTTGGTTCAATGGAAAATCCTCCGGCGAAAATTACAAGGAAGCCAAAAGCTACCTGGAAGACTGGATGCGGATTGTGACGACCATCGGAACCGGAGAATTTGATTCCCCGGATTACGGGGAGGTGTACCTTTCGCCGCTGTTTCTGCTGTACGAATTTTCCAAAGAGCCAAAATTCCGGATGGAAGCTAAGCTGATTCTCGATTGGTACTGGGCGGATTACGCCCCGGAGTATCTGAAGGGGATGTTCTGCGGGGGACACAGCCGGATCTACGAGCCGCAGGTATACGACCTGAAACGCTCAGAAATGAGCCACTACGGGTACCTCTATTTTGGCGAAACACCCTTCAATCCGGACGGGCGCATGGCGCACACGGTCGTGGGGGCCCTGAGCCGCTACAAAATCCCGTACGAAATTGTTATGGCGGCCCGGGACCGCTCCGTTCCGTACGTTCACACGGAAACCAAACGCGTCCGCAACATCATCCGGCACGGCACGAAACGGAATCCCCCGGTGTACAAGTACGATTACATGACCAAAGACTACTGCCTGGGCTCTTTGCAGGGCGGCATTTTGCAGCCCATCCAGCAGCACACCTGGGATGTAAGCTGGGTGTCCAGTAAACGCTACTCTACCATTTTTTCTCTGCATCCGTACTACTCCTCCAGGGAACTTACCACCTTCTTCCCGGAAGAAACAAAAATCCTTACGCGCGATGTGGTAAAATCCAAAGGAACCTACAACAAACCCAACAAATGGACGGGCGGCTCGCCCTACGAGCACACCTTTCAGTACAAGAATGTGATTATTGTGCTGTACAATATTCCGAAAACGGTTCACTACCACCACATCGACATGTTTTTTCCGAAAAATCTGGATGTGCGGGAAACCGATTCCTCAGGCTGGATTTTTTGCTCCGGCGGAAATGTGTACATTGCTGTTTTGCCTTTTAAACCCTACAAGTGGATTGAGGAAACCATCAACTGGCGGCTGCGCAGCTCCTCGCTTAAAAACGGGTTGATTTTAGAGGTGGCCTCCAAAGACGACTACCCGACTTTTGAGGCTTTTAAAAAATACATCCGCCGGCGGACACCGAATTTGTCCCATTTTGACAAGGATTTAACGGTCCAATTTCGCACCCCGGACAACAATTTCATGAAATTCACCTACCCGAACCAGCGCTTTTTAAACGGGGTGGCCTGGGATTTCAGCCGATACAAGCTTTTTCACGGCCCGTTTACTGATGCGGAGGTCGGCAGCCAGAAACTGCTGATTCACTACAAAAACCAGAACTACGAAATTGATTTCAAACACACCCAAATTCGGCACTGGGTGAAATAGAAAACCGTAATGAGAATCTTCGCTTGTTGCACTCGCTCAGAATGACAGGACCATGCGAATGGCTGTCATTCTGAGTCGGTGACAGGATGGTAAAGAATCCGGTTGTAAGCAAAGAGAAAAGCGGTTTCCCTCGGTCGCTGAGCAGAGTTGAACCAGCGGAGTCGAAACGAGCGGAGAACCAAAATGGAAGAATTCGTGAATTCGGTGCAATCAAAATGAACGCCCTTCCCACGCGAAAAGACGTTATTCGCCGCTTTCAGGAAACGGGCGGCCGGGTAGCCGCCGTGCTGCCCATCCGCTATCCCCGCGAGCTGTTTCGTGCCTTTGGTCTGCTTCCGGTGGAGGTCTGGGGGCCGCCCCATGCCGACGCTTCCCTGGGTGGCAGCCACCTGCAATCCTACACCTGTGCCATCGTGCGAAATGCCGTCTCCTTTTTGCTGAGCGGGGGATTGGATGCCACAGACGTGATTCTGGTTCCCCACACCTGCGACTCGCTCCAGGGGATGGGCTCCGTTTTGCTGGATTTTGTCCGGCCCCGGCAGAAGGTGCTGACGCTTTACCACCCACGGGGCACCCGGCCTGTCGATTTTGATTTTTTGGTCGAAGAACTCAAACACCTGTACAGCGAGTTAGCAGACTGGAGCGGAAAATCACCCTCAACGGAGGATTTGCTTCAGGCAATTGCCCGGGAAGAAACAGCCGACGAAGCCCTGGCGCAGCTTTATGACGATCGCTGGCGCCTGAATCTTTCGGACCGGGAGTTCTACACCGTGGTGCGGGCACGGGAATTTCTTCCGGCGGAAGAATTTACTGCTTTTGTTCAACATCTTCCCCGAGGGGAAGCGAAACGCCCTGCAGGCGTACTACTTTTGCTGTCCGGGATTGTGCCCGAACCCATGCGGCTTTTTGATGAAATTGAAGCCATGGGCGCTCGCGTAGCGGCCGATGATTTGGCCTGCTGCACCCGGCGGCTCTACGCAAAAGGGACAGCCGACGAACCCTTTGCCCGAATGGCCGAACGTCTGCTTTCGGCTCCGCCGGATCCGACGCGGGGGTCGCCCATTTCCGAGCGAATGGCGTATTTAAAAAAGCTCATTAAAACCTCCGGGGCAAAGGGGGTGTTAATNNNNNNNNNNNNNAAATTCTGCGAGCCGGAACTTTTTGACGTGCCGCTCATTCGGAAAAAACTGGAGGCTGCGGGTATTCCGGTAACTTACGTGGAATTTGAGA
This window harbors:
- a CDS encoding 2-hydroxyacyl-CoA dehydratase, with translation MNALPTRKDVIRRFQETGGRVAAVLPIRYPRELFRAFGLLPVEVWGPPHADASLGGSHLQSYTCAIVRNAVSFLLSGGLDATDVILVPHTCDSLQGMGSVLLDFVRPRQKVLTLYHPRGTRPVDFDFLVEELKHLYSELADWSGKSPSTEDLLQAIAREETADEALAQLYDDRWRLNLSDREFYTVVRAREFLPAEEFTAFVQHLPRGEAKRPAGVLLLLSGIVPEPMRLFDEIEAMGARVAADDLACCTRRLYAKGTADEPFARMAERLLSAPPDPTRGSPISERMAYLKKLIKTSGAKGVL
- a CDS encoding 2-hydroxyacyl-CoA dehydratase, with protein sequence KFCEPELFDVPLIRKKLEAAGIPVTYVEFEMGEPLSQQTLTRIEAFVEMLG